A stretch of the Pseudomonas helvetica genome encodes the following:
- a CDS encoding MetQ/NlpA family ABC transporter substrate-binding protein translates to MKKLLVAFAAVAAFSAQAAETLTVAATPVPHAEILEFVKPALAKEGVDLKVKVFTDYVQPNVQVAEKRLDANFFQHQPYLDEFNKAKGTHLVSVAGVHLEPLGAYSNKYKTLAELPGGANVVIPNDATNGGRALLLLEKAGLIKLKDSKNILSTVKDITENTKDLKFRELEAATIPRVLTQVDLALINTNYALEAKLDPSKDALVIEGKDSPYVNILVARADDKDSDAMKKLVAALHSPEVKAFILEKYKGAVLPAF, encoded by the coding sequence ATGAAAAAACTACTCGTCGCATTCGCTGCCGTTGCAGCGTTCTCCGCTCAGGCCGCTGAAACCCTGACCGTCGCTGCTACTCCGGTTCCGCACGCGGAAATCCTCGAGTTCGTGAAGCCGGCACTGGCCAAAGAAGGCGTCGACCTCAAGGTCAAGGTGTTCACCGACTACGTGCAGCCGAACGTACAGGTTGCCGAGAAACGCCTGGACGCCAACTTCTTCCAGCACCAGCCGTACCTCGATGAATTCAACAAGGCCAAGGGCACACACCTGGTGAGCGTTGCCGGTGTGCACCTCGAGCCGCTGGGCGCGTACTCCAACAAGTACAAGACCCTTGCCGAACTGCCAGGCGGCGCCAACGTGGTGATCCCGAACGACGCCACCAACGGCGGCCGCGCACTGTTGCTGCTGGAGAAGGCTGGCCTGATCAAGTTGAAGGATTCGAAAAACATCCTGTCGACCGTCAAGGACATCACCGAGAACACCAAAGACCTGAAGTTCCGTGAACTGGAAGCCGCGACCATCCCGCGCGTGCTGACCCAGGTCGACCTGGCGCTGATCAACACCAACTACGCGCTGGAAGCCAAGCTCGATCCGTCCAAGGACGCGCTGGTGATCGAAGGCAAGGACTCGCCTTACGTGAACATCCTGGTCGCCCGCGCGGACGACAAGGACAGCGACGCGATGAAGAAACTGGTTGCTGCGCTGCACAGCCCGGAAGTGAAGGCGTTCATTCTGGAGAAGTACAAAGGCGCGGTATTGCCGGCGTTCTGA
- the znuB gene encoding zinc ABC transporter permease subunit ZnuB, translated as MADFLLYALLAGLALAAVAGPLGSFVVWRRMAYFGDTLSHAALLGVALGFLLDVSPTIAVTVGCLLLAVLLVTLQQRQPLASDTLLGILAPSTLSLGLVVLSFMHEVRIDLMAYLFGDLLAISPTDLAWILGGSAAVMLLLVALWRPLLAITVHEELATVEGLPVAALRMTLMLLIAVVIAVAMKIVGVLLITSLLIIPAAAAQRHARSPEQMALGASLLGILAVCGGLALSWFKDTPAGPSIVVAAAALFLLSFVLPRRGV; from the coding sequence ATGGCTGATTTTCTGTTGTACGCCCTGCTCGCAGGCCTGGCCCTGGCCGCCGTCGCAGGTCCGCTGGGATCGTTCGTGGTCTGGCGGCGCATGGCCTATTTCGGCGACACCCTGTCCCATGCAGCGCTGCTCGGCGTGGCGCTGGGTTTTCTGCTGGATGTCAGCCCGACCATCGCGGTGACCGTCGGCTGCCTGTTGCTGGCCGTGCTGCTGGTGACCTTGCAACAGCGCCAGCCGCTGGCCTCCGATACCTTGTTGGGGATTCTTGCGCCGAGCACGCTCTCTCTCGGCCTGGTGGTACTAAGCTTCATGCATGAAGTGCGGATCGACCTGATGGCCTATCTGTTCGGCGACCTGCTGGCGATCAGCCCGACCGATCTGGCGTGGATCCTCGGCGGCAGTGCGGCGGTGATGCTGCTGTTGGTGGCGCTGTGGCGGCCGTTGCTGGCGATTACCGTGCACGAAGAATTGGCCACGGTTGAAGGCCTGCCGGTAGCAGCATTGCGCATGACCTTGATGCTGTTGATTGCGGTGGTGATCGCGGTGGCGATGAAAATTGTCGGCGTGCTGCTGATTACTTCCTTGCTGATCATCCCGGCGGCTGCGGCACAACGTCACGCACGTTCTCCAGAGCAGATGGCCTTGGGCGCGAGTTTGCTCGGTATACTCGCGGTCTGCGGTGGCCTGGCGCTGTCGTGGTTCAAGGACACGCCGGCCGGCCCATCGATTGTGGTGGCTGCCGCCGCGCTGTTTCTGCTGAGTTTTGTCCTGCCCCGTCGAGGGGTGTAG
- the znuC gene encoding zinc ABC transporter ATP-binding protein ZnuC, with the protein MSTALIRLNQVAVTFAGQSVLDNIELSVEPRQIVTLIGPNGAGKTTLVRAVLGLLKPDSGSVWRKPKLRVGYMPQKLHVDPTLPLSVLRFLRLVPGVDRARALAALKEVGAEQVIDSPVQSVSGGEMQRVLLARALLREPELLVLDEPVQGVDVAGQAELYSLITRLRDRHGCGVLMVSHDLHLVMSTTDQVVCLNRHVCCSGHPEQVSGDPAFVELFGKNAQSLAVYHHHHDHAHDLHGSVVSAAPTVHTHVHGDGCKHG; encoded by the coding sequence GTCGAGCCGAGGCAGATCGTTACCCTGATCGGCCCCAACGGCGCCGGCAAGACCACGCTGGTCCGCGCCGTGCTTGGCCTGCTCAAGCCCGACAGCGGCAGCGTCTGGCGCAAGCCGAAACTGCGGGTCGGCTATATGCCGCAGAAGCTGCATGTTGACCCGACCTTGCCGCTCTCGGTACTGCGCTTCTTGCGCCTGGTGCCGGGCGTAGATCGTGCCCGCGCCTTGGCAGCGCTCAAGGAAGTCGGCGCCGAACAGGTGATCGACAGCCCGGTGCAAAGCGTTTCCGGCGGCGAAATGCAGCGCGTATTACTGGCCCGCGCCCTGTTGCGCGAGCCAGAACTGCTGGTGCTTGACGAGCCGGTGCAAGGCGTCGATGTGGCCGGACAAGCCGAGCTCTATAGCCTGATCACCCGCCTGCGCGACCGCCACGGTTGCGGGGTGTTGATGGTTTCCCACGATCTGCACCTGGTGATGAGCACCACTGACCAGGTGGTCTGCCTCAATCGCCATGTCTGCTGCTCCGGGCATCCCGAGCAGGTCAGCGGCGACCCGGCGTTCGTCGAGCTGTTCGGCAAGAACGCGCAGAGCCTGGCGGTCTATCACCACCATCACGACCACGCCCACGACTTGCATGGCTCGGTCGTCAGCGCGGCACCGACCGTTCACACCCACGTTCATGGAGATGGCTGCAAGCATGGCTGA
- a CDS encoding PA5502 family lipoprotein, producing MKPFASRYLLLVAFSLLLGACQSTPPAPEVPDARATAIAQLEQSLASSELATAEDQLAALQAESPNDQSLEQYQRQLAEAYLQRSQIVLQKGDVNAAATALSRARALMPKAPALTGGVNNAISHARKAELDQAEAALKAAEAKRVAKVIDPTAESTTVALNIADSKQLRRQLDAIASDVVSYECDVSIQAPRTEDYPWLATLLTKRVKKLDADFDLKIERQILRNVPAQMVLTPRKP from the coding sequence ATGAAGCCGTTCGCCTCCCGTTATCTGCTCCTTGTTGCATTTTCGCTGCTACTTGGCGCCTGCCAAAGCACGCCGCCGGCCCCCGAGGTCCCGGACGCACGGGCTACGGCGATCGCGCAGCTGGAGCAAAGCCTGGCCAGCAGTGAACTGGCCACCGCCGAGGATCAATTGGCCGCCTTGCAGGCCGAATCACCCAACGATCAGTCGCTGGAGCAATATCAACGGCAACTCGCCGAAGCCTATTTGCAACGCAGCCAGATCGTTCTGCAAAAAGGCGACGTGAATGCCGCCGCCACGGCCCTGAGCCGGGCCCGTGCGTTGATGCCCAAAGCTCCGGCGCTGACCGGTGGTGTCAACAACGCCATCAGCCACGCGCGCAAGGCCGAACTGGACCAGGCCGAGGCAGCCCTCAAAGCCGCCGAAGCCAAGCGTGTCGCCAAGGTCATCGACCCAACGGCCGAGAGCACCACCGTTGCGCTGAACATCGCCGATAGCAAGCAATTGCGTCGGCAACTCGATGCGATTGCCAGCGATGTGGTGAGTTATGAGTGCGACGTCAGCATTCAGGCGCCGCGCACCGAAGATTACCCGTGGCTGGCCACGCTGCTGACCAAACGGGTGAAGAAGCTGGATGCAGACTTCGACCTGAAGATCGAGCGACAGATTCTGCGCAATGTTCCGGCACAGATGGTTCTGACGCCGCGTAAGCCTTAA
- a CDS encoding methionine ABC transporter permease: MEALMSFFANIDWFEIWQATGDTLLMLGGSLLFTVLLGLPLGVLLFLCSPRQLLEAKGVYALLSLIVNILRSLPFIILLIVMIPFTVLITGTSLGVGGAIPPLVVGATPFFARLVETALREVDRGIIEATQAMGATTRQIIVNALLPEARPGIFAAITVTAITLVSYTAMAGVVGAGGLGDLAIRFGYQRFQTDVMVVTVVLLLVLVQVLQTVGDKLVVHFSRK, from the coding sequence ATGGAAGCCCTGATGAGTTTCTTCGCCAATATCGACTGGTTCGAAATCTGGCAGGCTACCGGCGACACCTTGCTGATGCTTGGCGGTTCGCTGTTGTTCACCGTACTGCTCGGCCTGCCGCTGGGTGTGTTGCTGTTCCTCTGCAGCCCGCGCCAGTTGCTCGAAGCCAAAGGCGTTTACGCGCTGCTGTCGCTGATCGTGAATATCCTGCGCTCGCTGCCGTTCATCATTCTGCTGATCGTGATGATCCCGTTCACCGTGTTGATCACCGGCACCTCGCTGGGCGTCGGCGGTGCGATTCCACCGCTGGTAGTCGGCGCTACGCCGTTCTTCGCCCGTCTGGTGGAAACTGCCCTGCGTGAAGTTGATCGCGGCATCATCGAAGCGACCCAGGCCATGGGCGCGACGACCCGCCAGATCATCGTCAACGCGCTGCTGCCGGAAGCCCGCCCAGGCATCTTCGCAGCGATCACGGTGACCGCGATTACGCTGGTGTCCTACACGGCGATGGCCGGTGTGGTCGGTGCCGGTGGTTTGGGTGACCTGGCAATCCGCTTCGGTTACCAACGCTTCCAGACTGACGTGATGGTGGTGACCGTGGTGTTGCTGCTGGTACTGGTCCAGGTTCTGCAAACCGTCGGCGATAAGCTGGTGGTGCACTTTTCCCGAAAATAA
- a CDS encoding methionine ABC transporter ATP-binding protein has protein sequence MIEFQNVHKTYRVAGKDIPALHPTNLSIENGQVYGLIGHSGAGKSTLLRLINRLEDSSGGKIIVDGEEVTALDANALRRFRQQVGMIFQHFNLLASKTVADNVALPLTLAGELSRSEIDQRVAELLARVGLSDHAKKYPAQLSGGQKQRVGIARALATKPKILLCDEATSALDPQTTASVLQLLAEINRELNLTIVLITHEMDVIRRVCDQVAVMDAGVIVEQGPVADVFLHPKHPTTKRFVQEDEQIDESEQRDDFAHVPGRIVRLTFQGDATYAPLLGTVARETGVDYSILAGRIDRIKDVPYGQLTLAVTGGDMDAAFARFTAADVHMEVLR, from the coding sequence GTGATCGAGTTTCAAAACGTCCATAAAACTTACCGCGTTGCCGGTAAGGATATTCCCGCGCTGCACCCTACCAATCTGTCGATTGAGAACGGTCAGGTATACGGCCTGATCGGTCATTCCGGTGCGGGAAAAAGTACCCTGTTGCGCCTGATCAACCGCCTGGAAGACTCCAGCGGCGGCAAGATCATCGTCGATGGTGAAGAGGTCACCGCGCTGGACGCCAATGCGCTGCGCCGTTTCCGTCAGCAAGTCGGGATGATCTTCCAGCACTTCAACCTGCTGGCCTCCAAGACAGTTGCCGACAACGTCGCACTGCCACTGACCCTGGCCGGTGAACTGTCGCGCAGCGAGATCGATCAACGGGTGGCCGAGTTGCTGGCTCGCGTCGGCCTGTCCGACCACGCAAAGAAGTACCCGGCGCAGTTGTCCGGTGGCCAGAAGCAGCGCGTCGGCATCGCCCGCGCCCTGGCGACCAAGCCAAAAATCCTGCTGTGTGACGAAGCCACCAGCGCCCTCGACCCGCAAACCACCGCGTCGGTCCTGCAACTGTTGGCCGAGATCAACCGTGAGCTGAACCTGACCATCGTGTTGATCACCCATGAAATGGACGTGATTCGCCGGGTCTGCGACCAGGTCGCCGTGATGGATGCCGGCGTGATCGTCGAGCAAGGTCCGGTGGCCGACGTGTTCTTGCACCCCAAGCACCCGACCACCAAGCGATTCGTGCAGGAAGACGAGCAAATCGACGAAAGCGAGCAGCGCGACGACTTCGCTCACGTGCCGGGCCGTATCGTGCGTCTGACCTTCCAGGGCGACGCCACCTACGCGCCGTTGCTGGGCACCGTCGCCCGTGAAACGGGTGTGGACTACAGCATCCTCGCCGGTCGTATCGACCGCATCAAAGACGTCCCCTACGGGCAACTGACCCTGGCGGTCACCGGCGGCGACATGGACGCGGCGTTTGCCCGCTTCACCGCGGCTGACGTCCACATGGAGGTGCTGCGTTAA
- the cyoE gene encoding heme o synthase: MATLIGERHRQAIWRDYLELTKPKVVVLMLITSLVGMFLATRAGVPWTVLVFGNLGIGLCAGGAAAVNHVVDRRIDAVMARTHKRPLAEGRVSPTAALTFALLLAVAGQALLLAFTNPLTAWLTLASLLGYAVVYTGFLKRATPQNIVIGGLAGAAPPLLGWVAATGHVSAEPLLLVLIIFAWTPPHFWALAIHRKEEYAKADIPMLPVTHGEHYTKIHILLYTFALLAVSLMPYVIHMSGLLYLVCALGLGARFLQWAVVLYRGTQPHAAINTFKYSIYYLFLLFIALLVDHYLMLNL; this comes from the coding sequence ATGGCGACTCTGATCGGCGAACGTCACCGCCAAGCGATCTGGCGTGACTATCTGGAGCTGACCAAGCCGAAAGTCGTGGTGTTGATGCTGATCACGTCGCTGGTCGGTATGTTTCTCGCCACGCGTGCCGGGGTGCCGTGGACGGTGCTGGTGTTTGGCAACCTGGGGATCGGACTGTGCGCGGGCGGCGCGGCGGCGGTCAACCATGTGGTGGACCGGCGGATTGACGCGGTGATGGCGCGCACGCACAAGCGGCCACTGGCCGAAGGCCGGGTTTCACCAACCGCCGCACTGACCTTTGCGCTGTTATTGGCGGTGGCCGGGCAAGCCCTGCTGCTGGCGTTCACCAACCCGCTGACCGCCTGGCTGACCCTCGCCTCGCTGCTTGGCTATGCGGTGGTCTACACCGGTTTTCTCAAGCGGGCGACGCCGCAGAACATCGTTATCGGCGGACTGGCCGGCGCTGCGCCGCCACTGTTGGGTTGGGTCGCCGCTACCGGGCATGTCAGCGCCGAACCGCTGCTGCTGGTGCTGATTATCTTTGCCTGGACCCCGCCACACTTCTGGGCGCTGGCGATTCATCGCAAGGAGGAGTACGCCAAGGCCGATATTCCCATGCTGCCGGTGACCCACGGCGAGCATTACACCAAGATCCACATCCTGCTTTACACCTTTGCCCTGCTGGCCGTGAGCTTGATGCCCTATGTCATTCACATGAGCGGTTTGCTGTACCTGGTTTGCGCCCTGGGACTGGGCGCGAGGTTTCTGCAATGGGCCGTGGTGCTGTACCGTGGCACTCAGCCGCACGCGGCGATCAACACCTTCAAGTACTCTATTTATTACTTGTTCCTGCTGTTTATCGCCCTGCTCGTAGACCACTACTTAATGTTGAACCTATGA
- a CDS encoding SCO family protein codes for MTRTQKTVFILVALIALVLGLTVNKVLSGKGQGDPTALIDAGIILLPQSRNLPDVQMTNQDGQPVTVNALKGKWSLLFFGYTFCPDICPTTLAQLRQIKSELPADAVDKLQIILVSVDPNRDTPKQLKQYLGYFDPQFVGLTPASVEDLQKVANAVSIPFIPADTSKPNYTVDHSGNLAVIGPDGTQRGFIRAPLNNTKLVAQLPVMLKRM; via the coding sequence ATGACCCGAACCCAGAAAACCGTCTTCATTCTTGTTGCCCTGATCGCGCTGGTCCTGGGGCTTACCGTCAACAAAGTACTGTCTGGCAAAGGCCAGGGCGATCCGACTGCGCTGATCGACGCCGGGATCATCCTGTTGCCGCAAAGCCGTAACCTGCCGGACGTGCAGATGACCAATCAGGACGGCCAACCGGTCACGGTCAACGCTTTGAAAGGCAAGTGGAGCCTGCTGTTCTTTGGTTACACCTTCTGCCCGGACATCTGCCCGACCACCCTGGCACAGCTGCGGCAGATCAAGAGCGAGCTGCCAGCGGACGCGGTCGACAAGTTGCAGATCATTCTGGTCAGCGTCGACCCGAACCGCGACACCCCCAAGCAGCTCAAGCAGTACCTGGGCTACTTCGATCCGCAGTTTGTCGGCCTGACACCGGCTTCGGTCGAAGACCTGCAGAAAGTCGCCAATGCGGTGAGCATTCCGTTCATTCCGGCGGACACCAGCAAACCCAACTACACCGTCGACCACAGCGGCAACCTGGCGGTAATCGGGCCGGACGGCACCCAGCGCGGGTTCATTCGTGCACCGTTGAACAACACGAAACTGGTGGCCCAGTTGCCGGTGATGCTCAAGCGTATGTAG